TCATCAAAATCTTTGCCTAAAAGATAATTTTCTACCTCTTGTTCTGTTCTCATTCGAAAACCCAAATATTTTATTGCTAAATTATAAGATTTTTTTAAATTTGCCTGTTTTTGAATTTCTATAAGTTCTTTTTTATCTATTTCCTTTCCTACAGACAAGTGATGTAAAAAGATGAGTTCATCATTTACAGAACACAAAAATTCTCCATCAACAAAGAGATTATAAAATGTTCCATTCTTTTGTGGCTTTAGTTCTGTTATTTTCATTGCGAATACACCTTTCTTAGAAAGCGCTTCGCGCTTTCGTTCTACGTTTTAAGTTCTATGTTCTAAGTAAAAGCAAATATAATTTGCAATCAGCGTTCAGCTTTTAGTATTTTAGCTACCATTGGTAGCTGAATAATTTTAAGTTTTGACCATCAACTTTCTAAATCAAAATAATATTTTACAATAGATAAATCTTACTAAGGTCAAGCTCTAAGGTCTAAGATCCTTCGCTTGCGCTCACGATGACTACATAAGAACACTACTGCCTTAGTACTGGCGGATGGTCCCTGGACGCTGGTAGCTTTACTTCGAGTACGTACGTTTCCCCTTTAGTTGCTTACAATAATCTTAGACCTTTACTTTACATTACTTTTATCGTATATGCCATAAATAAGCTTTCTTTCTTCTATTGGTGTATCAGAGTACTGATAACATGTTTTTAGTTTTTCTATTGTTTGTTTTCCTCTTTCTTCATCATTGGCGTAAATTGTAGCAATAGCTTCACCTTTGTTTACTTGTTCGCCAACTTTTTTGTTTAAGTAAATCCCAACACCTAAATCGATTTTGCTTTCTTTATTTTCTCTCCCAGCGCCCAATAGTAAAGCACATGAGCCAACTTTTTCTGCTTCTATATGAGCGATGTACTGAGTATTATCTGAAATAAACTTTATTTCGTATTTTCCCTTAGGCAATGTTTCAGGATGAAGTACTTGTTCTTCTTTTCCCCCTTGTGCTTTAACAAGCTCTACGAACTTTCTAAAAGCTTCTCTGCTCTTGATTTTCTCTTTAATAAGATTTCTAGCTTCTTCACGTGTTACATTAAGTCCTGCTAATAGTAGAAGTTCTGAGCCTAATACAAGACACAATTCTACTAGATCCTCTGGACCTCCACCTTGTAGGACTTCAATAGCCTCTTTGACTTCTATGGCATTTCCCACAGTCCTACCTAAAGGCTGTTCCATATCAGATATGATTGCTACTACGTCCTTGCTCATATTTGTGCCAATATCGATCATTATCTTTCCTAATTCTACAGCATCTTCTTCTGACTTCATAAAAGCGCCATTCCCCATCTTAACATCTAAGAGAATTCCCTGTGCTCCTGAGGCTAATTTTTTACTCATTACACTACTAGCAATAAGGGATAGATTATCTACAGTTGCTGTTACATCCCTTAATGCATATATTTTCTTATCTGCTGGTGCTAAATCACCTGTTTGACCTGATATGGCTACGCCTATTTTATTTACTTGTTGGATGAAATCTTCTTCTGACATTTGAGTATTAAATCCTTCTATAGACTCTAATTTGTCAATTGTGCCTCCTGTATGGCCTAGTCCTCTACCTGCCATCTTAGCCATGGGTATACCACAAGAAGCGATTAATGGTGCTAAAATCAAAGTAGTTTTGTCCCCTACTCCTCCTGTACTATGTTTGTCCACAACTACCCCTTCTATTTGAGATAAATCCAAAACATCTCCTGAGTTCATCATCGCTTTAGTCAAATCAACTGTTTCTCTACGGGACATCTTTTTTAAAAATATAGCCATTAATAGAGCAGATGCTTGATAGTCGGGTATGGTTCCCTTGGTGTACTCTTTTACAAAATAATTGATTTCTTCCGTTGAAAGCTCTCCCCCTTCTCGTTTCTTCAGAATAATATCATACATCCTCATAATAATACCTCCACTGTATAAAGTATGCGAACTAATTTTTTTAGCGTTTCATCTCGTTGCGAATCTTTTTTGAATGGGCTGAAAGCAGAAAGCTGAAAAATAAGCCACCAGCAACCAGCTGGTAGCGATCAGTGTTTTGGGTCATACCTTATGGGTCAAAAATACAGCTAATGACTTTTTCCAATTTTGAGCCCTTTTGATTCTAAGTGGCGACAAGCTAGTTTCTACAGATTTTTCGTCGCTACGATCCTCAGAATGACAAGCAAAGGGCTGCAATGAAGTGTAAAGTTAATCCTGCATTTTGCATTTTGAATTCTATATCACCTACAAAGTTCCGCTGTCAGCTTTCCGCGCTCTACTAAATCAACTCTTCAAATCGATTTTCTGCTTCTCCCTTTGTCCAAATCACTTCCTTTTTGCCAAAGGAATAGATTAAAATATTGTGTTCCAAATCTATTTTCCAGTGATTTGCGCTCTCGTCGTAATAGCCCTCTAATAGAATCAACTCGATTACTCGATTATTATTTTCAAAATACTCTTTATAGGTTTCCATCAAATCTCCATCAAGGTATTTTGCATAATCTATAGCCATTGCTTTTAAAACCCATTCGTACCTTATATATGTTTTAATTAATAACCTAGTCAAATATTTTTCATTTATAAATAAATAATCTTTTTTCTTAGAAGGTGTATAATCCTCAACTAATAAACTGTAATTCTCTTCTTTTATCCATTGGAATTGTCCTTTTTCAATTGCTGGCGCAATAAGAGATATAAAATCTTCATCTGAAAGCATTCGTAGATACATATCGATTTCCGTATCCTTTAATTGTCCTTGACGATCTGCTGCCTTTATAATATCTGAAAAATTATTACGATTTAAACTTATTAGATTTGGTGACTCTTCTTTAAAACGAAATAATAGGTCGACAGTTGCATTTTCTAATATATCCGTTATATCTACCATAGCAATACCCCCTAATTTAGTTTTAAGTAGTAAATTCTAAGTTAAAGTATTTGTTTAGATGGTTTTATATACAACTTAGAACTTAAAACTTAGATCTTATTTATATCATTATAAAGTTTATATATAAAATATTCAAAAAAATAAAAACAATAAGGTACCCAAAGGCGACCTTACTATTTTTATTATAATATTTAATAAATGTTTTATGCACATGGTGTTCGCTATAGTGATAATTCTATAAAATAATATCTTATGCTACACTAATCTTTGAGCAAAAATATTTTCTAAATTTGATTTCTTCACTCTACTGCTAATCTCTTCACTATTAATGCTATATAAGCCTAATTCCTTCATTCTATTAAAATAACCCGCACCTGCAAATGTATATCTCTTTCTTTTTCCTTCAACAGTGTTCGTCATTTCACTTTCATAAGCTAGTAAATCTCCAATTGCTATGCTTCTTGGTAAGATAAGAAGAGGCATTCCAAGATGCCATCTGACTGCATTGTGACCTGCAAGAGATCCTGTACATATGGCTTCCGTGTGACCGACAAACAAACCTGATTTTTCACCTGCACAGAAAAGATTATTTAATCCAGCTACTTTCATATTATTTTCTCTGGGCGCTACAGAAAGATAACGGATAGAGTTTCCTTTTCCGCCTGCATATGGATCCATATACTGTGCTTTTTCTAAGCCTTTAATTTTTCGAAGTTTTTCAAGAGGATAATAGGAAGTCATCAGTTTAGCATGACCTGTATCTAATAAAACCACGTTTTCAGCAAATTCTTTTAATGCGTATTGCTGACATACCTTTTGGTTCAATTTATCCAAGTTTATATCTTCTGGTGGAACCTTTAGAACAACCACTCCTGTCTCATCTAATTGTCTTATAATTTCTGGTGATAAAGTTTCTTTTCCAAGCTTACAAGATCCGCTAAAAGCGCCATAAATATCTTCTTCTCTTTCCCCTTGTAAATCAGGGACTCCAGCTCTTGAACTAATACTTACTCTAGGGCCAAATGCAGGGCACCTGAGAACACACATAGAACAGCCATTTCCATACCTAAGACAATTGCCCATAGGTCCAGTAGAGCCTGTAGTTTCTATAAATACATCTCCAGAGACAAAACTTCCATCGTATAAGACAATTCCTACGATATGATCTTCTTCTTTTTTTACATCAATAACTCTAGTTTTAAGGAAAATTTTGATGCCCATGTTTTCCACATATTTTTTTACCATAGGCTCTATAATATTTATATCATATAACCAAGCGTGTTCGTGACCTGGAAAATCGATGTTTTTATGTCTTGTAGCTTTATCTGTTATAGAGATCAAATCTCCTGCACCTAATGCAATCAATTCTTCTGCTGCGGTATACCTTCCGTTATTTCTCATAATACCGCCAATATTACCTAAACCTAGGACTAAATCTGTCTTTTCATAAATTTCTACATCTGCACCTGCTTTTTTTGCCGTTATTGCAGCTGCCAAGCCAGACCATCCACCACCTATTATTACAACTTTCATATATTTCTTCTCCCTTCAAAAATATATTCTGGGTCTGTTTGTAATTTGCATAATCTTTTTACTACGTGTCCTTCGAATCTTGTGGTGCACGCTCCACAGACCCCTTGACCGCAGCACATTTTTGCATTATTACAGCAAGATGTTTTCGTTCTCCCATTAATATTTTTTAATATCTGTAGAATCAATATATCTGGCCCAGAAATATGAATATGCCCTACCTTATGATTTCCAATAAAATCTTCTAGTTTTTCCCCAAAACCCTGGGTTAAATCACCTTTATAAAGAGTTTCTATCTCTAATACATTACAAGGATATTTACGCAAA
This genomic window from Alkalibaculum bacchi contains:
- a CDS encoding pyrimidine-nucleoside phosphorylase: MRMYDIILKKREGGELSTEEINYFVKEYTKGTIPDYQASALLMAIFLKKMSRRETVDLTKAMMNSGDVLDLSQIEGVVVDKHSTGGVGDKTTLILAPLIASCGIPMAKMAGRGLGHTGGTIDKLESIEGFNTQMSEEDFIQQVNKIGVAISGQTGDLAPADKKIYALRDVTATVDNLSLIASSVMSKKLASGAQGILLDVKMGNGAFMKSEEDAVELGKIMIDIGTNMSKDVVAIISDMEQPLGRTVGNAIEVKEAIEVLQGGGPEDLVELCLVLGSELLLLAGLNVTREEARNLIKEKIKSREAFRKFVELVKAQGGKEEQVLHPETLPKGKYEIKFISDNTQYIAHIEAEKVGSCALLLGAGRENKESKIDLGVGIYLNKKVGEQVNKGEAIATIYANDEERGKQTIEKLKTCYQYSDTPIEERKLIYGIYDKSNVK
- a CDS encoding FAD-dependent oxidoreductase; translation: MKVVIIGGGWSGLAAAITAKKAGADVEIYEKTDLVLGLGNIGGIMRNNGRYTAAEELIALGAGDLISITDKATRHKNIDFPGHEHAWLYDINIIEPMVKKYVENMGIKIFLKTRVIDVKKEEDHIVGIVLYDGSFVSGDVFIETTGSTGPMGNCLRYGNGCSMCVLRCPAFGPRVSISSRAGVPDLQGEREEDIYGAFSGSCKLGKETLSPEIIRQLDETGVVVLKVPPEDINLDKLNQKVCQQYALKEFAENVVLLDTGHAKLMTSYYPLEKLRKIKGLEKAQYMDPYAGGKGNSIRYLSVAPRENNMKVAGLNNLFCAGEKSGLFVGHTEAICTGSLAGHNAVRWHLGMPLLILPRSIAIGDLLAYESEMTNTVEGKRKRYTFAGAGYFNRMKELGLYSINSEEISSRVKKSNLENIFAQRLV